The Pelmatolapia mariae isolate MD_Pm_ZW linkage group LG9, Pm_UMD_F_2, whole genome shotgun sequence genome has a segment encoding these proteins:
- the LOC134635111 gene encoding uncharacterized protein LOC134635111 — protein MSASPGLDRHSLKRKAVPFQQWNDAPLPTCDACKSHTKRRLMRKNSNPDLCSPRRGHDTEGESSENSSCRKGQRWRPGDNPRKLADLKKPLACKQNLEKSPAAMYPKLREKNCVCNELQHQPVAWERLHHCTHGNTIREMDENCAVPLQDNWRNLDQGYRMHRWQTEKSWMPKSDTDGSKNETRSQHLNRHKKSQPQSQGTHTRDTRC, from the exons ATGTCTGCCAGCCCTGGACTTGACAGGCACAGCTTAAAAAGAAAAGCGGTTCCCTTCCAGCAGTGGAACGATGCCCCCTTACCGACATGTGATGCATGTAAATCTCACACCAAGAGGCGGCTGATGAGGAAAAATTCTAATCCTGATCTTTGCAGTCCTCGTCGGGGCCATGACACTGAGGGAGAATCCTCTGAAAACAGCTCGTGTCGCAAAGGTCAAAGGTGGAGGCCGGGTGACAATCCCAGGAAGCTCGCAGACCTTAAGAAGCCACTGGCATGTAAGCAGAACCTGGAGAAGAGTCCTGCAGCAATGTATCCAAAGCTGAGGGAGAAGAACTGTGTGTGCAATGAGCTGCAGCATCAGCCTGTTGCTTGGGAGAGGCTACACCACTGCACCCATGGGAATACCATCCGGGAAATGGATGAGAACTGTGCTGTGCCTCTTCAGGACAACTGGAGGAATCTGGACCAGGGATACCGGATGCACAGGTGGCAAACTG AGAAATCATGGATGCCTAAGAGTGACACAGATGGCTCCAAGAATGAAACCAGATCACAACACTTGAACAGACACAAGAAATCACAACCACAATCACAAG gaaCTCATACCAGAGACACACGATGCTGA